The Parvibaculum sp. region GGTAAAGCTGCCGGAGGGTCAGGTTGTCCTTGCGCGCCATCCGCAGGATGACCTCAGTCCGTCCCTTCGCGCCGTCGTGATCGGCAAGGTCCGGCAGCGGCTCGTCCAGCGGATAGGCTGAGAGGTCGCGGCCCAGCAGATGCTGAAGCAGGAACATGCCGACCGATGGCTGCACGAGCGATTGCAGGTACTCGTATTTTTCCTTTGCCTCGGCCTCGGTGCGGCCGATCACCGGGAAGATGCCCGGCATGATGACCAGGTCGTCGGGGCTGCGGCCGTGGGCGGCAAGACGCCCCTTCGCGTCGGCGTAGAAAGCCTGGCCTTCCGCGAGGCTTTCAGCAGCCGTGAAAATCACTTCGGCGGTTTGCGCGGCGAGATCGCGCCCGGGGCCTGATGATCCGGCCTGGACAATGACCGGCTGTCCCTGGGGCGATCGCGGCACGTTCAACGGACCTTTCACCGAAAACAACGGGCCGTTGTGATTGAGGAAATGCATCTTCGCCGGATCGAAATAGCGGCCCGTTTCCTTGTTCGCCTCGATGGCGTCGTCTTCCCAGCTGTCCCATAGCCCTTTGACGACCTCAGCGAATTCAGTGGCGCGGACATAGCGGTCCGCGTGCGCCATATGCGGGTTGGCACTGAAATTGGCCGCCTCCGCCTGATTGTGGGAGGTGACGAGGTTCCATCCGACGCGGCCACCGCTGATAAGGTCGAGCGAGGCGAACTTGCGCGCCAGGTGGTAGGGCTCGTTGTA contains the following coding sequences:
- a CDS encoding LLM class flavin-dependent oxidoreductase: MADKRSDEIKLGVFYWPGGHHVAGWRHPDGETDSAFNYQRCVELAKTAQRGKFDLFFLADLVGIRPENLDAQAGAARAVYFEPLTLLAALAAVTDRIGLVATATTTYNEPYHLARKFASLDLISGGRVGWNLVTSHNQAEAANFSANPHMAHADRYVRATEFAEVVKGLWDSWEDDAIEANKETGRYFDPAKMHFLNHNGPLFSVKGPLNVPRSPQGQPVIVQAGSSGPGRDLAAQTAEVIFTAAESLAEGQAFYADAKGRLAAHGRSPDDLVIMPGIFPVIGRTEAEAKEKYEYLQSLVQPSVGMFLLQHLLGRDLSAYPLDEPLPDLADHDGAKGRTEVILRMARKDNLTLRQLYLNVAVARGHNVVIGSPGQVADVMEAWFDGRAADGFNVLPPVFPTGLNEFVDLVVPELQRRGRFRTEYSGATLREHLGLRKPAFKAPDAR